The region AAGTCTCGCCATCAGCATCGGCAACAGTAACATTCACTGTCATTGTTTTTGCCTGCTCGTAGTTAGCCGCGTAGCCAGCAGCAAGTTTCAAATCGTCACCATCAACGGCGAACATGTCGCTGTCTACTGTGAATGTCATCGCGCCACCTTCAGCGTCAGTTGCTGAAAGCTTACCGACAACGGCGCCAGCTGAGTTCTCATCAACACTGCTGTTGTCAATCGCGATATCAGTTGGTGCTGTGTTAGGTGTTGGTGCAGGAGTTACTGGATCTGTATTGTCAGACCCGCCGCTGCTACCGCCACAGGCAGAAAGCGTTAACGAAGCCAAAATAGCTGTAGTTAGAAGAGACTTTTTCATTTTCTATATTAACCTTGTTGTTAGTTTTGAGCACATCCTGACTAGTTATAGAAGAGAAAATGCTCATGTGTAAAATTATGTAAATTTTTTAAAGCATACTAGCACAAAGACAAATGCAAATGCGAATAAATATCATCTTATTTAGAATGAAATGTTTGGATTTATTTCACTTGGATCTCAATAATATTTCACTATAAAAAAATGTCATCAAAATGCCCCATATGATGGGCTTCACTATCAAAAGTGCAGACCACGCCAAAGCTACTCGTCCCTGAGTTGAGCGGCAGCATTGGCCGTGCGCATCAGATGGCGATTGTTCCACGCCAACTCTTGGCTAAACTTTATGGATAATTCCGTTTATGCTGATGGGGGATTGTTCGACTAACGCTAATTTACTGTAACACCAGCCAAGTAACACTAGCCAAGCTTGGCAAGGCGGTCATACATCACCAGACTGCCTGCTACCGAGACATTTAAGCTGTAATCACCCGGTAATTGAATCAACCGATGACACTTAGCCAGCGCTTGTGGAGGTAGACCCGACTGTTCATTACCGAGTAAATAAACGCAACGATGGGGATGTTCAAAGCCAATAATATCGTGAGCTTGTTCGTCTAACTCGACCCCAATAAGCGGAGTGTCGTACGGTAAATTAGCAAGTAAATCTTCAAT is a window of Thalassotalea euphylliae DNA encoding:
- a CDS encoding RNA methyltransferase, yielding MARLKQTYAANGFFGIGIMNNVDEINIGTLWRSAYILGASFIFTVDKKYKKQTTDVVNAWQKIPLYHHDTIEDLLANLPYDTPLIGVELDEQAHDIIGFEHPHRCVYLLGNEQSGLPPQALAKCHRLIQLPGDYSLNVSVAGSLVMYDRLAKLG